The region TCCAGCAGGTCGTAGTGGCTGAATTCATCCATGCTGTGGTAATGTCTAATGTCCCACACAACAAAGGCACAGCAGTCAGTGGCACGCAGAGAAAACAATGAGGGCACAAAATAACTTCTTGTCTCATAAATTAAATGGTACTGTGCTCACAAATTAAAGCAGGATAAATTtatcttcttgtttttaatttttttaagacttatttatttcatgtgtgtgaatgttttgtctACCAGTAGTATGTACTCAGGTTCTGTGCCTGGCGCCAGAGGAAGTCAAAAGAGGGCTTCCAAGCCCTTGGAACTGGAGAtttgtgaaccactatgtgggtacagggaatcgaacctggatcttctgcaagTGCTCTTGTAggcccaagtgtgtgtgtgtgtgtgtgtgtgtgtgtgtggtgtgtgtgtgtatgtgtgtgtgtggtgtgtgtatgtgtatgtggtgtgtgtgtggtgtgtgtgtatatgtggtgtgtgtgtgtgtgtggtgtgtatgtgtgtgtgtgtggtgtgtgtgtgtatgtgtgtgtgtggtgtgtgtatgtgtatgtggtgtgtgtgtggtgtgtgtgtatatgtggtgtgtgtgtatgtggtgtgtgtgtatgtgtgtatatatgtggtgtgtgtgtgtgtatatatgtgtgtgtgtgttttcctcttgaaATTGTGTAGCTCTTGCTGTCCTAGAACATAACTCTGtagagtcttgaactcagaggtctgcctgtccctgccagccaagtgctggaaataaaggCAGGTACTATCATGCCTGGCTCCCAAGTTTATCTTCTTAAAGAGCTATTCATGCCACATGCTTTTAAAAGAGCATTGCAAGCTTTTAACTTTACTGTAAAGATACAGTGGTATCTGTTCCTTTATACAGGGTTCACATTTGAACATTAAATGTAGACAATTGATTCTCTGTGCTTATAACCTGTGCAGTTTCTAGTATATTTCTCTGTCTGCCACTGCTGGTATTGGTGATGTGATGATGATTTCAAACAAATACCATACTCTGGAGGGCTTGCTATGAGATTCAAAAAACTAGAGTTGCAACATTTGTTAAGTCTCTTTGGAAACACCAAGGGGGAGCAACAGCATGCTCTTCTATCTCTATTGTTTAAGTAGCacaaacttttattttgaaataaaatatttctattttcatatgTAAATTATGTGGCTAAAGTCCACTTTTCTCTATTCCTTAAATAGAAGGCTCTGAGCTCTTGTTCTTCTTGTGTGAGGGAGGAGCTACAAGGAGAATGGGTTTGAATTTCTGTAAGTGGGAGACCGCACATCATGATTTCCTGGTATTGACTACTTGAGTACATTACCTAGGCAAGTGATGGCATAAccacatgtaatttaaaaattaaaaccattaCATTTAGAAAGGGTAGGGCAGCCACTCTGGGGCTGATGCGGGCTTTTCAAAAGATAGATGTGAATTGGGTCCTGAAATCTATCTTTCATTGGACATGGTCTATAAATTCTTTAGGTAAAAGATGCCATGCTTTTATTAAATGCCTTTTAAGGCTAACCAACTGCAGATGATCTTGCCTATAGTGGATACTTTAACATAAGAGTAAATTCTATTGGCAGCCATTCTCTGTCCTTTCAATAGTTTTAACTATTGAGCGTGACTTACAGTTTCCGACTGAAAAGACAATGGGGATGGAATTTAGTGGTGAATGGGGCTATCTTAGGGTTTAACATTCTTAGCTTCAGGTATGACTAATCATCTGGAAAATTTAAGAGCATCCCAGAAGTACTGAGGTGCCCATCCACTTACTGGTGGCAGCTGTGCCACTCCCAGGAGTAGCGGGGGCGGCTTGGTAAGAAGTCAGACGTCCCTTGGTTTTTCACTCTCTGAGGAAATCGTAGCAGTACCCTGTGGTCATAGTCTCTGACATCCGCCCTATATGCTGAACTGTGAGTTTAGAGAAGAGCCATTAGATCCACTGAACATGGATGCAACACAAAATAGGAAGAACAGCTCGCTGTCACGTgttcctggcattccccttcccCAACTAGCCTCTTAAGTCAAGGAGCAGATCCTGAGCTCCAGTCCTGGAAGAATAAACACATCGCAACTATCTGGTGCATGAGTGAATGAAGGATAACAGTAAAAGCCCAGATAGACTGAGACTAAGATTTATCCTAAAAAGATTGTAGAGCAGAGACTCTGCATCTAAAAACTGTAAAATGGCTATAGTAATGACCCCATGCAAAAAAGATCCATAGGTGTCTATTAATTACTTGATGTGTCTATGATATAAAGTGGAGAAATATTCTAAAACAAGACACCTAGCTTTAGGTGGATAACTTTATACTGGACAACTACCAAACTGAGGGTGCTCCTTAGTATCTTTTCGGCATTCAGTGGTGTGTATCGTGCCATAAGGAACGCAAAAGAGCTTGAATTTCTCTCCTTGGCCCGACGGTAGTAAAAAAATCAACATGGAAGGTTCGTATAAACACCCCTGTACCATTACTATATTTTTATAGCTCTGTTAGTGACCCATTTTACTTAGCCAACTACCAGAACCATGCAAATAGCTTGTGCTCCCCCTGCTGGTGGCCAGCCGCAGAATCAGAGAATTCCAAGACCagaatagatattttattttaggatTGACGGAAAACAAAACTATTGCCTGTGGTCTTATACCAAAACAACCCAGTTAATCACGGCCTGAAAGAAGTGTGGAATGTTTTTTTAACCAATCGAGGCGGGGGGCACCGTGTCGAATACACTTCTAGAGCATTAGAGAATAATAAGTGCTTCCTCCAACCCCCCCCAAACCCGATCCCCACTCCCGACACACACACTGTgttgttgaatttctgttttatATAAAGTTATTGGAGGTAGTTGGCGCTAATGCCTAATAGGTATCTTGGGAAAGACCCTGAGACCCAGTCTCCAGAATAAGggttttcttccccctccccctatttGTGACTCTCACTGAGGCGGTACCCATAAAAACATTCCAAATTAACTCGCTCTCCAAGTCAGCATGCCCAGGAGGTCACGTCCCACTTCCCAGCCCTTGTCCCACTTCCTAGTCCTTGTCTGCGCTGAATAGCAGAACAAACTAGGCACCAGAGTGATCCCAGGATCAAAACCTGGAACCGGGCTGTGGAAACACATACCTGGCCAGGCAGTTTTCTTCCGCAGCGCATCTCAGGTTGTACATAGACATCTTTTGTACGTACGTGGATGCCTGGATGTAGTAGGGATCGGGTACCAGGTCCGGGAGACCTAAGGATAAGACAAGCTGATGACCTCTGACTCCTAGACCCTTTTTGTCACCTTTCGCCCTTCAAGTCTGCAGGGTGGGGCTGAGTATGTGGAAGAGCAGGGAAAATTGGGgctaggaaggaaagggaaaaggaagctgtTGGAGCCAGGAGCGCGGTTTCCATCAAATTCCAGCGCTGGCGGGGCAGGATTGGGGGCGGGGGTGGTGGTGTTGAGTCTGCGGGACCGGATCCCGCCGCCGCGCCCAGACCGCCACGTCTAGACAGCACTGACCTGTGGCCAGGGTGGCGGGTACCTACCGCGGACCTAGGGGTTCTTACCGTACTGGAAGTAACCGGTGCCATATCCAGGTCGGTGCCTGCTCCCGGACCGGGGTCTCTCATAAGTGTCATAGTAGTTATAATAGGGGTTGTCGTCGGAGTACTTGTAGGGATTGTAGGGGTCGTCGCCCACCATGCGATCTACGTGGCTGGGTGGCCTCAGATTACTGAGCTGCGGAGGCTGTGGCGACGCAGTCCGGTTCGCTGCGCGCCTTGAGGCTCCATCGCCGGCCCCCGACGGCGAGAAACCAACTTGGAACCAGTGGCGGGCTGCGGGCCGGGGACGACCCGCGGCGACCCCAGATGGGCTTGGAGTCCTCGCACGGGCAGAGGCAGTGCGGTTGTCACGCAGCAGCAGAATGGGCGTGCGTGGCTGTGCTGCAGCGTTGCCGTCGGCTCTCGGGGCAGTGGCGCTGGAGTCGCGGCGTCGCTGAGGCTGGTACTGCGCCCCCAGGCTCAACAGACTGAACACCTGCCCGTTGTTCTCCCATTGGATTGTCTGGCGCCAGGCACCGGGGGCGGCGGGAGGCTCGCGCGGGGCCTGCGGGGCGCAGCGGAGAAGGGGACAGAACTGCAGCTGTCCCAGAAAGAGCACGGTCCAGGCGAAACGCATGATGCTCCCGGCTCGTCCCTTCTCGGGGAGGGACGTGGCTAGGAGAAAAATGAAGACAGGGACTCAGATCCCGCGAAGGAGGGAGACCTCTTcgagcagggaggaggagggcgaGGCTCGGGGATGGGTCGCAGGGACTGGTGCCAAGGGCGAGCGGCAGACCCTGCCCCCAGCCCAGGAGGCCGTCGGACGTGGCACcgtcctcctctcccctttcccagtcCTGGAAGGCGACGGGGAGCGGCGCACGACGGTCCGGGAGAGCGCACAGTGTCTGAAGTAGAAGGAGGAGAGAGTTTAAACTTTCTGACAAGTTTGCAGTTACACAAGCCGTTCTGGCCCCGCTGCCCCTCTGCTATTTGTTCGCGTAATGCGATTGGAAACGTGCAAGGCGGACAGCTCCACcactctgcccctccctcccctccccgccccctcccctcctccccagacACGTTGCACAGGGAGAGTTAAGGGGAAAGAACAAAACGGAACACACATCCTGAGACACACTCGACTTAATCTGGGCCGAACATGCAGGAATTTCAAAAGACTCAGACAGACGAAGGCAGCCAGGCCATGGGCCCAAGCCAAAATATGCATGAAGAAAAATGCTATTAGGTCACCAGCCCTGGAGAGGCGGGAAGCAGGAGGTGGGGAGAGCGATGAGGGCCAAAATGTGTGCGTTGGGATGGGGGAGGTTGTGACTAACGCTTATCCATAAAGGAGTTAACCAGACAAATTTCCCAATGCACACTCACCCCACTTTTATGGGAAGCGCCCTCAGCGAATAAACCCCAGGATatcaaattttgtttttctggctGTAGGTAATATGAGAAATGGGTTACAAATCTGTTTCCTACAGTGAATATTTTAATAACCAAAGTGAAAATTTACAGGGAACAAAGCTTGCTACGTTGAAAAAGTGAGTAAAGCCgactcccccccccacctcctttATTTTGTCTTAAAAGAATCAGTCCAATTTGCACTTTAAGTGACAAGAATTCTTTCATCCCTACTGTGTACCAGAGAGCTAGCAGGGCAAGGCAGTGCTTAGAGGCCCCTTCAAGTAGATTTTTTTAATCTGACTTCTTGCTTTCTCTTGTGTCTAATAAGGAGGTTTGacttcacattttaaaatcaaattactGATGTTAAATATTGAAATTCAATAAAGCCTCCAGCCGCTTTTAATTCATCTTCCAATCTAAACAGAGGTGTTGCAAGAGAAAAAGCCTTTGAATTCAGGGTTTAGCACAAAGAAAGCAGTGGGTGTGGCCAGGAGGCTGAGTAGGAGGGTAATCTGCAACTGCCATGCTTACTAGAGCAGCTGCTCACATCCTACTCAGGGTCTGGGAGGTTCTGGActgaattcaaaggaaaaaaatgctacCAAGTGGTCTGATTAGACTCCGAGGCAACGCCAGATTTtagtatccttttttttttttcggttccaTCATTGAGCTGCGGTCTAGACACACTTAATACTCACCTCAGGGACTCTGTCTTTCCATAAATGATCATCCCATGAGGTGGGGAGGTGGACATCTGTTGGTTTGACTGCCTCCCACCAATATCCTATatccatttcccttttctttctgtttttatattttttaaaattctgcctGGACCGCCTCAGACCCCTACTAGTATGGTCAGACTGAAAGGGCATTTGTGGGATTTCTTCACTTCAAGAACTGGCTGTGAGACCTGGGTTTGCCCTAATTAAATTGTCTTCCTAGGATCTGAATGTTAAGGTGGTCACACGGTCAAAACTATTCCTCCTCCCACTGCTAGAAAAAGAGACAAGTCTTGGGTCTTTAGCTTTTCCTCCAGACTTTCCTAGTGCATTCTTTTGTGGATTAACATTGTCAGCTTCTGTCTTCTGCCACTGAAGAATCCTGCTTGACGCTGAGGAGGCTGGGTGCTTCTCTCAGCTAAGTTAAATCACATGGCAGCGAGTCCAGGGCAAGGAGCCTGGCTTTGGGCTCAAGTTTGATGGAGTCCTCACATGACCCCATACCTTCCTTGATACAGAATTTTGCCCACATGTGGCAAATCTACTGCTTATATGATGAAGATAAATTTTAAGAACAAATTCCCTCATGCAAGCCAACAGTGAATTATTTTCTGAACAAAGCTATGTCTAAGATAACACTAGTTGTCATTTTACTGGATATCTTCAAGGCTTACAATTAACTACTGGATTTCTCTAGACCAGGTAAGGGAgctagagttttaaaaaaagaaaaaagcagatgTATATAATTTTGATAGACAAAAGAAATATAAGGAGACATGGGAAGAGACTAATTATAATTATCTCTCATCTGAAACAGGCCCTACATCTGCCCATGACAGTTTCTCTCCAGAAGGGAATGGCCGGGGTGGTTATTACTTGACCACATGTTTCTGGGGAAAGACTTCTTCTATGGAGGTCAATTTAGAGCATAAGCACAAAGTTGCTCCTATGGGGAGGGTAGAAAGTTTGTCCTGAATCTCAGCTAACTTACCTTTGTTTCCAGTTCTGGTATTTGGggagtgaagaaaaaaaagaaggtgggGAGGTGAGGGGAACAGAGAGCActaagggaagggagaggtgttTCTTTGTAcgtgtattttattttctttggctcTCAGTTCTTGGTAAGATTTAACAATTAACCCAAATGGATGGTCTTCAAAGTATTTTTCCAAGTTTCAACATTTTCTGATTTTCTTGACTATCCAGTGTATCCTATTTTCAATCCATTCACTGCAAGTTTTCATTATGACCATTAATATTGAAGAAATAGTTCCTTGAGCTTGGCTTTAAAATATTGGTCAACTTTTTGTGTCTCTACAAGGCGACACCTACAGAAAACAATTTTCCCTTTTTAAGTATTTTTCCATCAGTGAAATCCCATTGCACATTTATTTTACAGTATCTCATGAACACATACACTTTACAGGGTAGTGTACTATACAAGTGAGATGTACACATGATCCTTTGTAGTAGATGAGACTGGTCATTTTCTCCCAGTTTGCTTCAAAAGATTTAAAACTgtttcatgaaaacagaaataactAGTCAGAGCAGTAACAatgtcttttgtttattttctttattaaacacacacgtgctcacatatacacaccactCCAACCCATTGGCACATACTCTAAATGCcacaagagaagagaaaatagttCATTTTGTCCCTCTTTCATTTCCTCCAAAGTCTCTTGCTTAAGACTTAGCTAGctgggagaaaatgaaagaaaggaaacatgTGGCCACCACATTGAGGACAATAGAAAGTGTTTGTGACCCTGGGGTGAGATCATGTAGCTACACATTGTGTTCTTTTCTCAGCGACAAAACTTCTGTTTTCAAAATTAGATAAACCAGTCTCATCCCATTCACCAGTAAAGTTAATACAAATAATACTAGTAGCGATTACAACGATGATGATAACTGTAGCTGTATCAAGATGCCCCAGCTCTTTAACTTTGATAAGATACACAGCTGATCCCCACTTGAGACCATTTTTCTGTGGACAGATCTATGGTATATGCCATAAAAGAGGGAATCATCCAAAttctttttgatttttgaaaGCAAGTTCTAAATTAGCCCTGCCCCGCTTCACCTAAGTTCTCTGGCAAGTTGCCTGTACTTTCCATGTGGTTCTCTGAGAAGCACCATCGTGGTCAGCAAGAACACACACCTGGTAAAGGAGGGAGCTAAGAAGGAAGTGCTTGATGATTTTCTAAGAAAGATTGGTACGATATGAAACCTCTGGCCATGTCCAATATTGGACGCATTGGGGAAACACTAGGCACAAGGATTCAAGGAACCAAAATGGCATCTGATGGCCtcaagggtctttttttttttgaggtaagcTTTGCTGATCTACAGAATAAGAGAGGTGCATATTAGAAAATTCAAGCTAGTTACTAAAGATGTGCAGGGCAAACACCGTCTGGCTAACTTCCATGGCATGGATCATACCCAGGACAAAATGTGTCCCATGGTCAAAAAGCAGTTGGCCAGACTATGATTAGAGCTCATGCTGGTGTCGAGACAACTGATGGTTCTTTGCTCTGTCCATTCTGGCTTGGCTTAAAGCAAATGTAGCAAGCAGATATGTAAGGGGTCCTGTGTGCAGCACCAGCAGGTCACTCAGACCTGGAAGAAAAAGATGAGATCATGACTGGAGACTGCAAATGGCTTGAAGGAAGTGGTGAATAAAATGGTCACAGAGAGCAatgggaaagacagagaaaacacTCCTGTCGGTTTACTCTCTCCATGATGTCTTCATTAGAAAGGTAAAAATGCTGAAGAACTCCATGTTTGAGCTGAGAGAACTCAAGGAGAGCCATGCTGAAGGGGGTAGTTCTGGGGAAACTACTGATGGTGACAGTGACGGTTACAGTGACGGCGACGGTGAAGCAGCTGTGGAAGTTGAATGAGCTGATGGATTCGAACCTGGGTCCAAGAATCTGTTTAGAATCCAGACTTTAATTAGAGACAAATAAAAAGTCCTactgtgaaaaagaaagaaaagttaaaaggGCCATGTCTCCAGAATTTACTACGCAACTTTATATTCACAATTATTCAGAAATTATTCACAATTCTGAATTATTCAGAAAGGTACGACTGTAGAGCAGGACCTCTGAGTTACCAGAAACAGAGCGATAACTCCATAATCAAGGGAACAGAGTGTGAGCTTCACTGCCtttgtttgggggctggagagatggttcagaagttTAGTAGACATCCTATTCCTCTAAGGAACCCAAATTAGTTTTTCTGCACCAATCAGGCTGTCACAAGCACCTGCAATTCCAACTCCAGAGAATCTGGctctctcttctgccctctgggGACAACTgcacgaacacatacacacacacacacacacacacacacacacacacacacacacacacacacgagagagagagagagagagagagagagagaagttcgGCCTGAGGAAGCACATAGGAGTCTTGTCTTTCAGTGAAGTTGATGGCTTGTGTGACGTTTGCCACCCTGTGGTTTTAACACCTCGGAGGAATCAAAGCAAATGAGGTGGAGAGTTTAAGTGTCAAAGAGAACATTAGGAAAAGAAGTAAATAGGGCAGGTAACGTTAGAAGAATGGACTGAGACCTGAATGGAGTTATTGAATACACTCTTTGAGATAACCATAAAAGTAACAGAGTGAGATACAGAACCCAAGCTTTCCAGTGGGAGCAGAGGGAGGCGGGCTGGCAGACGTGAAAGCTGACAGAAAGTTACCCTCCTTTCTCGGCATCCTAGTTTTTTGCCACATGCCACTTCCAGGTATTCACCCAAACATAAAAAGTAGACAGTTGGTACACATTTGTCTGTGTGTCAAGACtgaactaaaaaagaaaataagtaaacaaactgCCTCGAAATAGCCCAGAAATAATGAATTTTAAGTCTGGCTGGCTGGGTTACTTATCCCCTCGggcctccttttttctttctttctttctttctttctttctttctttctttctttcttcttcttcttcttcttcttcttcttcttcttcttcttcttcttcttcttcttcttcttcttcttcttcttcttcttctaagtgGAATTTAAGTCTGGGGAAGAGAAAAGTATTTTACCCTCCTGTCTCTAATGGTTATCCATATGTGATTAGGTAAAGAATGTTAGTCAGCGAAATGGAAAAATAGGAAGGGAGGCCTCACGGGAGAAGAACAGACCTTTGAAACATAGTGAGTCAGGCAAAGTAATTTGTTTATATTGACCACAAAAAGAGTCGGCCAGTTGGCAAAACCACTCCTAAGTGAACTCCAAGTAATTTGATTGGGCTGGGTGACAGTCCAGTGACAGAAAAAGGGCAATTGTAGGTGCCATGGCCTGTGTCAGGGCTTCAGTAGGTGAGGGTGCACAGTGAGGTCTGCATCctgtctttatggcctctccacTCCCCAacacccctccaccccacccatTACCCTAACAGCTACTTATTCACACAGTATATGCCTTCTGCTATGCAGGAATGTGCACCAGGAAGACCTATGCTCATGCCTAGAACTTCTACCACCAATGGTCTTCCAGCAGGCAACTCTTCTTTAAACTGATTTGTGTGCACAGTTCCCCTTTGCAGCCCAAGAGGAACATGATGACAAATGATTGTCATGGGAGTTTCATGGAACTGGTTCTACACAATGGTGTTATAAGTACATCTAAAGGGGTCTGTGTGTcaggggtagaggcagagaatGATGTTTTTATGTGGCCTTGAAAGAGAACACCTTTAATGAAAGTGTAAGCACAGTCTCGCTAGTGGTTATTTAAGTTATTACGTTCTTTTATTATTGCATGTTTTatgattattttcttattttctaaaaGGCCATCAGCTTAGTTACTTGTTTCCTGTTTGTGCTTGAGAGAAACCATGAAGCCTTCTTAGTTTCAGGTTGAACTCGGGACCTTGCGCATGCGCATTCTGAGCCAAACCTGTAAATGAAGACCTTTCAAAGAAGAATTAGCACTGTAACTGGATTACAGCAAGCACGGGTTTCTTTACCCTCtacctacttttttcttttacatttcagttgtCTTCATGAATTATGGTTATCACTTCTAGAAAGTTCAGGGaca is a window of Rattus norvegicus strain BN/NHsdMcwi chromosome 18, GRCr8, whole genome shotgun sequence DNA encoding:
- the Lox gene encoding protein-lysine 6-oxidase precursor is translated as MRFAWTVLFLGQLQFCPLLRCAPQAPREPPAAPGAWRQTIQWENNGQVFSLLSLGAQYQPQRRRDSSATAPRADGNAAAQPRTPILLLRDNRTASARARTPSPSGVAAGRPRPAARHWFQVGFSPSGAGDGASRRAANRTASPQPPQLSNLRPPSHVDRMVGDDPYNPYKYSDDNPYYNYYDTYERPRSGSRHRPGYGTGYFQYGLPDLVPDPYYIQASTYVQKMSMYNLRCAAEENCLASSAYRADVRDYDHRVLLRFPQRVKNQGTSDFLPSRPRYSWEWHSCHQHYHSMDEFSHYDLLDASTQRRVAEGHKASFCLEDTSCDYGYHRRFACTAHTQGLSPGCYDTYAADIDCQWIDITDVQPGNYILKVSVNPSYLVPESDYSNNVVRCEIRYTGHHAYASGCTISPY